In the Candidatus Chromulinivoraceae bacterium genome, one interval contains:
- a CDS encoding NUDIX domain-containing protein has protein sequence MHTDEIWQLYNDNGTPIPGVGDTPENLRRDKTRIVANAHVWFWKKDGDDIAILLQKRSLTKSTRPGWYHISAGGHINMGEAPLEAALRETKEEMGLTLKADELHYVHSTRIVAVNPNDIVHVYLYQLTGNEKITHDDGEAESFDWRSLDDFEHMVKGAETHNLVPQGQLYFETLIAAIKYEVKN, from the coding sequence ATGCATACAGATGAAATTTGGCAACTTTATAATGATAACGGAACGCCTATTCCAGGTGTGGGCGATACGCCGGAAAATTTACGTCGTGATAAAACACGCATTGTCGCGAATGCGCATGTGTGGTTCTGGAAAAAAGACGGTGATGATATCGCTATTCTTCTCCAAAAACGGTCTCTGACTAAAAGCACGCGTCCTGGATGGTATCACATTTCTGCGGGCGGCCACATCAATATGGGCGAGGCGCCACTTGAGGCTGCGTTACGTGAGACAAAAGAAGAAATGGGTCTTACACTTAAAGCTGACGAGCTACACTATGTTCACTCCACTAGGATCGTTGCGGTTAATCCTAACGACATCGTGCACGTTTATTTATACCAACTTACCGGTAATGAGAAAATCACTCACGATGATGGTGAAGCTGAATCGTTTGATTGGCGTTCGCTTGATGATTTTGAACACATGGTAAAAGGTGCTGAGACGCATAACCTCGTTCCTCAAGGTCAACTTTATTTTGAAACACTTATCGCAGCAATTAAGTACGAGGTAAAGAATTAA